One Halovivax ruber XH-70 genomic region harbors:
- a CDS encoding tyrosine-type recombinase/integrase yields the protein MSHTQEFPKCESVGAVDEGVAENIIVPQVSDSKKARDVHISHDRAMQIIDYLCQYEWASTANIAFHTLYHTGMRRSSLYSLDVDDWYTDEQYLAVRHRPEQGTALKLKSEGDRNVSVTDSRLVEAFNEWVNRQRPDVTDDNEREPLLASKQGRFHYKTTSEICYKVTRPCYFAKSCPHDRDIEKCEGTSYRGYSKYPDSVSSHPIRRSAITHHLYSDVPKAIVSERMNVSEKVLDHHYDARDKEQKRQNRTKYLNGL from the coding sequence TTGTCTCATACACAGGAGTTCCCAAAGTGTGAGAGCGTCGGAGCAGTCGATGAGGGCGTCGCAGAGAACATTATCGTACCACAGGTATCCGACTCGAAGAAGGCCCGTGACGTCCATATCTCACACGACAGGGCAATGCAGATTATTGACTATCTCTGCCAGTACGAGTGGGCATCAACCGCCAACATCGCCTTCCACACCCTCTATCATACGGGGATGCGTCGTTCGTCGCTCTACTCGCTTGACGTGGATGATTGGTACACTGACGAGCAGTATCTGGCTGTCCGTCACAGGCCGGAGCAGGGAACTGCTCTGAAGCTCAAATCAGAAGGTGACCGGAACGTCAGTGTCACCGATTCTCGGCTGGTCGAGGCTTTCAATGAATGGGTGAATCGGCAGCGCCCAGACGTGACAGATGATAACGAGAGGGAGCCGCTCCTGGCCTCGAAGCAAGGACGTTTCCATTACAAGACTACATCTGAAATCTGCTACAAAGTCACTCGACCGTGTTACTTCGCTAAGAGTTGCCCACATGACCGAGACATAGAAAAATGTGAGGGAACCTCCTATCGGGGCTACTCAAAGTATCCTGATTCGGTGAGCAGTCATCCGATTCGTCGGAGCGCAATAACACATCATCTCTACTCTGATGTTCCAAAGGCCATCGTTTCTGAGCGGATGAACGTCTCTGAGAAAGTGCTTGACCATCACTATGATGCACGAGACAAGGAGCAAAAGCGGCAAAACAGAACAAAATATCTTAACGGACTATAA